The following are encoded together in the Salvia hispanica cultivar TCC Black 2014 chromosome 6, UniMelb_Shisp_WGS_1.0, whole genome shotgun sequence genome:
- the LOC125192332 gene encoding reticulon-like protein B21 isoform X1 gives MDLGGGGRRRGSAPKAGSVWESRMKIDQVKGGIKVFNENSAHTTQTAEIEICRDAIPKQSPNGKRKTWKSESNDASPVKIAGLRSEVSTNLDEQINELKSPVSIRKSSLRKAKSDSVEVKPRASVVEKSDRESKPRSDEDCEEIKSAITPEINGGDEPDFDEDKEIEVENVEKIKHKKIVIEEKKSVVRNQKSIATKQPPPDANHAPFDPFRDSQNCPRRSSKLQSFVNIFIGWLKSVHLVMWRDISKSAFVFGIGTFAIISSSYTKELNISFISVLSYLGLVYLAAIFLFRSLISRGSESGSEDCVIGEEEAVWVMKMLLPFINEFLLKLRALFSGDPSTTMKLALLLFILARCGSSITVWTTAKLGFIGVFTVPKICSAYSYQITAYGTFWIKRFGDAWASCSHKKAVGFAIFALVWNLSSLVARIWAVFMLFVAFKHYQQSLIEEGWAQDEAINCQDSSCQGSNSTLVSHRPTIQNTEKLKKVY, from the exons ATGGATTTAGGTGGCGGCGGCAGAAGAAGAGGCAGCGCCCCGAAAGCAGGCTCTGTTTGGGAGAGCAGAATGAAAATCGATCAAGTCAAAGGCGGCATCAAAGTTTTCAATGAGAATTCTGCACACACCACTCAAACTGCCGAGATTGAGATTTGCAGAGATGCAATTCCCAAACAGAGCCCTAACGGGAAGAGGAAAACTTGGAAATCCGAGAGTAATGATGCGAGTCCAGTTAAGATTGCGGGTCTGAGATCTGAAGTGAGCACGAATTTGGATGAGCAGATCAACGAATTGAAAAGCCCCGTTTCGATCAGGAAATCGAGTTTGAGGAAGGCGAAATCCGACTCTGTTGAGGTGAAACCTAGAGCGTCTGTTGTAGAGAAATCTGACAGAGAGAGCAAGCCGAGATCTGATGAGGATTGTGAGGAGATCAAGTCTGCTATTACGCCCGAAATCAATGGCGGAGATGAGCCAGATTTCGATGAAGATAAGgaaattgaagttgaaaatGTAGAAAAGATTAAGCACAAGAAAATTGTGATTGAGGAGAAGAAATCGGTTGTGAgaaatcaaaaatcaattgCCACAAAGCAGCCTCCTCCTGATGCAAATCATGCCCCATTTGATCCATTTCGAGATTCACAAAATTGTCCAAGAAGAAGCAGCAAACTACAAAGTTTTG ttaatatttttattgggtGGTTGAAATCAGTCCACCTAGTAATGTGGAGAGACATATCAAAATCTGCATTTGTTTTTGGGATTGGAACATTTGCTATCATATCATCTTCATACACAAAGGAGCTAAACATCAG CTTCATCTCTGTGCTATCCTACTTGGGACTTGTGTACTTAGCTGcaattttccttttcagaTCCCTTATTAGCAG AGGATCAGAGAGTGGAAGTGAAGATTGTGTTATTGGTGAAGAGGAAGCAGTTTGGGTGATGAAAATGCTTCTGCCATTTATAAATGAGTTTCTTCTCAAATTGAGAGCCCTTTTCTCAGGCGACCCTTCCACCACGATGAAG TTGGCACTTCTGCTGTTCATTTTGGCAAGGTGTGGAAGCTCCATTACTGTGTGGACAACGGCCAAATTAG GCTTTATTGGAGTATTTACAGTGCCTAAAATCTGCTCAGCGTACTCCTATCAGATTACTGCATACG GTACATTTTGGATAAAACGATTTGGAGATGCATGGGCATCATGTTCTCACAAGAAAGCAGTGGGATTTGCCATCTTTGCTCTTGTGTGGAACTTATCCTCCCTCGTCGCCCGAATTTGGGCAG TATTCATGTTGTTTGTGGCGTTCAAGCACTATCAGCAGTCGTTGATCGAAGAGGGGTGGGCCCAAGACGAAGCCATCAACTGTCAAGATTCTTCTTGCCAAGGGTCGAACTCGACCCTAGTAAGTCATAGACCAACAATACAAAATacagaaaaactaaaaaaagtgtATTGA
- the LOC125192332 gene encoding reticulon-like protein B21 isoform X2 — translation MDLGGGGRRRGSAPKAGSVWESRMKIDQVKGGIKVFNENSAHTTQTAEIEICRDAIPKQSPNGKRKTWKSESNDASPVKIAGLRSEVSTNLDEQINELKSPVSIRKSSLRKAKSDSVEVKPRASVVEKSDRESKPRSDEDCEEIKSAITPEINGGDEPDFDEDKEIEVENVEKIKHKKIVIEEKKSVVRNQKSIATKQPPPDANHAPFDPFRDSQNCPRRSSKLQSFVHLVMWRDISKSAFVFGIGTFAIISSSYTKELNISFISVLSYLGLVYLAAIFLFRSLISRGSESGSEDCVIGEEEAVWVMKMLLPFINEFLLKLRALFSGDPSTTMKLALLLFILARCGSSITVWTTAKLGFIGVFTVPKICSAYSYQITAYGTFWIKRFGDAWASCSHKKAVGFAIFALVWNLSSLVARIWAVFMLFVAFKHYQQSLIEEGWAQDEAINCQDSSCQGSNSTLVSHRPTIQNTEKLKKVY, via the exons ATGGATTTAGGTGGCGGCGGCAGAAGAAGAGGCAGCGCCCCGAAAGCAGGCTCTGTTTGGGAGAGCAGAATGAAAATCGATCAAGTCAAAGGCGGCATCAAAGTTTTCAATGAGAATTCTGCACACACCACTCAAACTGCCGAGATTGAGATTTGCAGAGATGCAATTCCCAAACAGAGCCCTAACGGGAAGAGGAAAACTTGGAAATCCGAGAGTAATGATGCGAGTCCAGTTAAGATTGCGGGTCTGAGATCTGAAGTGAGCACGAATTTGGATGAGCAGATCAACGAATTGAAAAGCCCCGTTTCGATCAGGAAATCGAGTTTGAGGAAGGCGAAATCCGACTCTGTTGAGGTGAAACCTAGAGCGTCTGTTGTAGAGAAATCTGACAGAGAGAGCAAGCCGAGATCTGATGAGGATTGTGAGGAGATCAAGTCTGCTATTACGCCCGAAATCAATGGCGGAGATGAGCCAGATTTCGATGAAGATAAGgaaattgaagttgaaaatGTAGAAAAGATTAAGCACAAGAAAATTGTGATTGAGGAGAAGAAATCGGTTGTGAgaaatcaaaaatcaattgCCACAAAGCAGCCTCCTCCTGATGCAAATCATGCCCCATTTGATCCATTTCGAGATTCACAAAATTGTCCAAGAAGAAGCAGCAAACTACAAAGTTTTG TCCACCTAGTAATGTGGAGAGACATATCAAAATCTGCATTTGTTTTTGGGATTGGAACATTTGCTATCATATCATCTTCATACACAAAGGAGCTAAACATCAG CTTCATCTCTGTGCTATCCTACTTGGGACTTGTGTACTTAGCTGcaattttccttttcagaTCCCTTATTAGCAG AGGATCAGAGAGTGGAAGTGAAGATTGTGTTATTGGTGAAGAGGAAGCAGTTTGGGTGATGAAAATGCTTCTGCCATTTATAAATGAGTTTCTTCTCAAATTGAGAGCCCTTTTCTCAGGCGACCCTTCCACCACGATGAAG TTGGCACTTCTGCTGTTCATTTTGGCAAGGTGTGGAAGCTCCATTACTGTGTGGACAACGGCCAAATTAG GCTTTATTGGAGTATTTACAGTGCCTAAAATCTGCTCAGCGTACTCCTATCAGATTACTGCATACG GTACATTTTGGATAAAACGATTTGGAGATGCATGGGCATCATGTTCTCACAAGAAAGCAGTGGGATTTGCCATCTTTGCTCTTGTGTGGAACTTATCCTCCCTCGTCGCCCGAATTTGGGCAG TATTCATGTTGTTTGTGGCGTTCAAGCACTATCAGCAGTCGTTGATCGAAGAGGGGTGGGCCCAAGACGAAGCCATCAACTGTCAAGATTCTTCTTGCCAAGGGTCGAACTCGACCCTAGTAAGTCATAGACCAACAATACAAAATacagaaaaactaaaaaaagtgtATTGA
- the LOC125196449 gene encoding RNA polymerase II C-terminal domain phosphatase-like 4 isoform X2: MCDDFAAILDAELDAASDLSGNSEEGAEEEESSAEDSGDRSELDLDHERVKRQKVELYSGTLNPQEEICTHPGSYGGLCMKCGKLVDDDSAISLKYINENLRIANDEMARLRDKDFKDLLCHRKKLYLVLDLDHTLLNSARLTDIKEDETYLINQRDSLPDTLKTSLFRLDRMHMMTKLRPFVHTFLEEASNLFEMYIYTMGERPYALAMADLLDPGNKYFHSRIIAQGDCTQKYQKGLDIVLGRESVVLILDDTQAVWKENKENLILMDRYHFFASSCKNFGFSHKSLSLLKTDESETEGALATVLKVLQQVHCLFFDKGGKDNIEDRDVRQVLKTIRKEVLKDCKIVFTHVFPTNFTAEHHHLWKIAEQLGATCSTEVDPSVTHVVSGDAGTDKSRWAARENKFLVNPGWIEASNFLWRKQPEENFSVKSKR; the protein is encoded by the exons ATGTG CGATGACTTCGCAGCAATTCTTGATGCGGAGCTGGATGCTGCTTCTGATTTATCAGGAAATTCTGAAGAAGGTGCAGAAGAAGAGGAGAGTAGTGCTGAAGACAGTGGTGACAGAAGTGAATTGGACTTGGATCATGAGAG AGTTAAAAGGCAGAAAGTGGAGTTATACTCGGGCACATTAAATCCACAGGAGGAAATCTGTACACATCCTGGTTCTTATGGTGGATTGTGTATGAAATGTGGGAAACTTGTAGATGATGATTCTGCCATTTCGCTTAAATACATTAATGAG AATCTGAGGATTGCTAATGATGAAATGGCTCGATTACGAGACAAAGATTTCAAGGATTTGCTTTGTCATAGAAAAAAGCTTTATTTGGTCCTTGATTTAGATCACACACTACTCAATTCAGCTCGGCTAACTGATATTAAAGAGGACGAAACATATTTGATCAACCAAAGAGATTCTCTGCCTG ataCCTTGAAGACCAGTCTGTTCAGACTAGACAGGATGCACATGATGACTAAGTTGAGGCCATTTGTGCACACTTTCCTGGAAGAAGCTAGTAACTTGTTTGAGATGTACATATATACCATGGGTGAACGTCCCTATGCTTTGGCAATGGCGGATCTACTTGACCCTGGAAATAAATACTTCCATTCAAGAATAATTGCACAAGGTGATTGCACGCAGAAATATCAAAAGGGTCTTGATATTGTTTTGGGGCGAGAAAGCGTAGTCCTCATCCTTGATGACACACAAGCG GTATGGAAAGAGAACAAGGagaatttgatattgatggacCGATATCACTTTTTTGCCTCAAGTTGTAAGAACTTTGGATTTAGCCATAAGTCTCTTTCTCTACTAAAAACTGATGAAAGTGAGACCGAGGGGGCTCTGGCCACTGTTTTAAAGGTGCTTCAGCAAGTACACTGTTTGTTCTTTGACAAG GGCGGCAAGGATAATATAGAGGACCGAGATGTGAGACAG GTGCTAAAAACCATTCGAAAGGAAGTTTTGAAGGATTGCAAAATAGTCTTCACACATGTTTTCCCGACCAACTTCACAGCTGAGCATCATCACTTGTGGAAAATAGCAGAGCAACTGGGAGCTACTTGCTCGACTGAAGTTGATCCGTCTGTCACACACGTGGTGTCTGGGGATGCTGGGACAGATAAATCGCGCTGGGCCGCGAGGGAGAACAAGTTCCTGGTCAATCCGGGGTGGATCGAGGCTTCCAACTTTTTGTGGAGAAAGCAGCCTGAGGAAAACTTCTCTGTTAAGTCGAAACGATAG
- the LOC125196449 gene encoding RNA polymerase II C-terminal domain phosphatase-like 4 isoform X1 has protein sequence MSLAEDSPIHSSSSDDFAAILDAELDAASDLSGNSEEGAEEEESSAEDSGDRSELDLDHERVKRQKVELYSGTLNPQEEICTHPGSYGGLCMKCGKLVDDDSAISLKYINENLRIANDEMARLRDKDFKDLLCHRKKLYLVLDLDHTLLNSARLTDIKEDETYLINQRDSLPDTLKTSLFRLDRMHMMTKLRPFVHTFLEEASNLFEMYIYTMGERPYALAMADLLDPGNKYFHSRIIAQGDCTQKYQKGLDIVLGRESVVLILDDTQAVWKENKENLILMDRYHFFASSCKNFGFSHKSLSLLKTDESETEGALATVLKVLQQVHCLFFDKGGKDNIEDRDVRQVLKTIRKEVLKDCKIVFTHVFPTNFTAEHHHLWKIAEQLGATCSTEVDPSVTHVVSGDAGTDKSRWAARENKFLVNPGWIEASNFLWRKQPEENFSVKSKR, from the exons ATGAGTTTAGCAGAAGACTCACCAATACACTCTTCAAGCAGCGATGACTTCGCAGCAATTCTTGATGCGGAGCTGGATGCTGCTTCTGATTTATCAGGAAATTCTGAAGAAGGTGCAGAAGAAGAGGAGAGTAGTGCTGAAGACAGTGGTGACAGAAGTGAATTGGACTTGGATCATGAGAG AGTTAAAAGGCAGAAAGTGGAGTTATACTCGGGCACATTAAATCCACAGGAGGAAATCTGTACACATCCTGGTTCTTATGGTGGATTGTGTATGAAATGTGGGAAACTTGTAGATGATGATTCTGCCATTTCGCTTAAATACATTAATGAG AATCTGAGGATTGCTAATGATGAAATGGCTCGATTACGAGACAAAGATTTCAAGGATTTGCTTTGTCATAGAAAAAAGCTTTATTTGGTCCTTGATTTAGATCACACACTACTCAATTCAGCTCGGCTAACTGATATTAAAGAGGACGAAACATATTTGATCAACCAAAGAGATTCTCTGCCTG ataCCTTGAAGACCAGTCTGTTCAGACTAGACAGGATGCACATGATGACTAAGTTGAGGCCATTTGTGCACACTTTCCTGGAAGAAGCTAGTAACTTGTTTGAGATGTACATATATACCATGGGTGAACGTCCCTATGCTTTGGCAATGGCGGATCTACTTGACCCTGGAAATAAATACTTCCATTCAAGAATAATTGCACAAGGTGATTGCACGCAGAAATATCAAAAGGGTCTTGATATTGTTTTGGGGCGAGAAAGCGTAGTCCTCATCCTTGATGACACACAAGCG GTATGGAAAGAGAACAAGGagaatttgatattgatggacCGATATCACTTTTTTGCCTCAAGTTGTAAGAACTTTGGATTTAGCCATAAGTCTCTTTCTCTACTAAAAACTGATGAAAGTGAGACCGAGGGGGCTCTGGCCACTGTTTTAAAGGTGCTTCAGCAAGTACACTGTTTGTTCTTTGACAAG GGCGGCAAGGATAATATAGAGGACCGAGATGTGAGACAG GTGCTAAAAACCATTCGAAAGGAAGTTTTGAAGGATTGCAAAATAGTCTTCACACATGTTTTCCCGACCAACTTCACAGCTGAGCATCATCACTTGTGGAAAATAGCAGAGCAACTGGGAGCTACTTGCTCGACTGAAGTTGATCCGTCTGTCACACACGTGGTGTCTGGGGATGCTGGGACAGATAAATCGCGCTGGGCCGCGAGGGAGAACAAGTTCCTGGTCAATCCGGGGTGGATCGAGGCTTCCAACTTTTTGTGGAGAAAGCAGCCTGAGGAAAACTTCTCTGTTAAGTCGAAACGATAG
- the LOC125196449 gene encoding RNA polymerase II C-terminal domain phosphatase-like 4 isoform X3: MKCGKLVDDDSAISLKYINENLRIANDEMARLRDKDFKDLLCHRKKLYLVLDLDHTLLNSARLTDIKEDETYLINQRDSLPDTLKTSLFRLDRMHMMTKLRPFVHTFLEEASNLFEMYIYTMGERPYALAMADLLDPGNKYFHSRIIAQGDCTQKYQKGLDIVLGRESVVLILDDTQAVWKENKENLILMDRYHFFASSCKNFGFSHKSLSLLKTDESETEGALATVLKVLQQVHCLFFDKGGKDNIEDRDVRQVLKTIRKEVLKDCKIVFTHVFPTNFTAEHHHLWKIAEQLGATCSTEVDPSVTHVVSGDAGTDKSRWAARENKFLVNPGWIEASNFLWRKQPEENFSVKSKR, from the exons ATGAAATGTGGGAAACTTGTAGATGATGATTCTGCCATTTCGCTTAAATACATTAATGAG AATCTGAGGATTGCTAATGATGAAATGGCTCGATTACGAGACAAAGATTTCAAGGATTTGCTTTGTCATAGAAAAAAGCTTTATTTGGTCCTTGATTTAGATCACACACTACTCAATTCAGCTCGGCTAACTGATATTAAAGAGGACGAAACATATTTGATCAACCAAAGAGATTCTCTGCCTG ataCCTTGAAGACCAGTCTGTTCAGACTAGACAGGATGCACATGATGACTAAGTTGAGGCCATTTGTGCACACTTTCCTGGAAGAAGCTAGTAACTTGTTTGAGATGTACATATATACCATGGGTGAACGTCCCTATGCTTTGGCAATGGCGGATCTACTTGACCCTGGAAATAAATACTTCCATTCAAGAATAATTGCACAAGGTGATTGCACGCAGAAATATCAAAAGGGTCTTGATATTGTTTTGGGGCGAGAAAGCGTAGTCCTCATCCTTGATGACACACAAGCG GTATGGAAAGAGAACAAGGagaatttgatattgatggacCGATATCACTTTTTTGCCTCAAGTTGTAAGAACTTTGGATTTAGCCATAAGTCTCTTTCTCTACTAAAAACTGATGAAAGTGAGACCGAGGGGGCTCTGGCCACTGTTTTAAAGGTGCTTCAGCAAGTACACTGTTTGTTCTTTGACAAG GGCGGCAAGGATAATATAGAGGACCGAGATGTGAGACAG GTGCTAAAAACCATTCGAAAGGAAGTTTTGAAGGATTGCAAAATAGTCTTCACACATGTTTTCCCGACCAACTTCACAGCTGAGCATCATCACTTGTGGAAAATAGCAGAGCAACTGGGAGCTACTTGCTCGACTGAAGTTGATCCGTCTGTCACACACGTGGTGTCTGGGGATGCTGGGACAGATAAATCGCGCTGGGCCGCGAGGGAGAACAAGTTCCTGGTCAATCCGGGGTGGATCGAGGCTTCCAACTTTTTGTGGAGAAAGCAGCCTGAGGAAAACTTCTCTGTTAAGTCGAAACGATAG
- the LOC125196806 gene encoding AP2/ERF and B3 domain-containing transcription factor At1g50680-like isoform X1 — protein MKIFHIQHLLLVAGGRNLISQIMMQEASGVTRTLCGEISDSISSSHDQVPANQPMRYKGVVCQKEGRWGAQIYANGHRVWLGTFNSEKEAAVAYDRASMKLRSSPTFRNFPSNDNMNVSELRFQDQFSTKTVLRMIKDNSYASKLSDYMRGQVPQLPHVASLQDAPASRLRVLFEKELTPSDVGKLNRLVIPKKFAVKYFPIIPHANAGKEGSSVQDVELLFLDRSMRSWNIRYCYWKSSQSFVFTRGWNRFAKEKGLRSRDRVIFYSYEYGDQKFCILDAAYDDNRDRDGLVVDEDDEVLEMEKEGDESDRIEPENVQDKENEPSLSSKGFKLFGVTIV, from the exons atgaaaattttccatataCAG CACTTACTACTTGTTGCTGGAGGCAGAAACTTGATTTCTCAG ATTATGATGCAAGAAGCAAGTGGCGTTACGAGAACTCTGTGTGGTGAAATCTCCGATTCCATCAGCAGCAGTCATGACCAAGTTCCCGCAAATCAACCAATGAGATACAAAGGTGTGGTGTGTCAAAAAGAAGGCCGTTGGGGTGCGCAGATATATGCCAACGGCCACCGTGTTTGGCTCGGGACCTTCAATTCTGAAAAGGAAGCAGCAGTGGCATACGACCGTGCATCAATGAAGCTCCGCAGCAGCCCCACGTTTCGTAACTTCCCATCAAACGATAATATGAACGTCAGCGAACTGAGATTCCAAGACCAGTTCAGTACCAAAACAGTACTCAGGATGATCAAGGACAACTCGTATGCCTCGAAACTCTCGGACTACATGAGGGGTCAAGTCCCACAATTGCCCCATGTGGCGTCCTTGCAAGATGCACCGGCCTCTAGGTTGAGGGTCCTCTTCGAGAAAGAGCTCACGCCTAGCGACGTTGGGAAGCTCAATCGGCTGGTCATTCCGAAGAAATTTGCAGTCAAGTACTTCCCTATAATCCCTCATGCCAACGCGGGGAAAGAGGGAAGCAGCGTCCAAGATGTCGAGCTCTTGTTCTTGGATCGTTCGATGCGATCGTGGAACATTCGATACTGTTATTGGAAGAGTAGCCAGAGCTTTGTGTTCACTAGGGGATGGAACAGGTTTGCAAAGGAGAAAGGGTTGAGATCAAGGGATAGGgttattttctattcttaCGAATACGGTGACCAGAAATTTTGTATATTGGATGCAGCGTACGACGACAACAGGGACCGGGATGGGCTCGTCGTCGATGAAGATGACGAGGTGttggagatggagaaggaagGAGATGAGAGTGATAGAATAGAACCTGAGAATGTACAAGACAAGGAAAATGAGCCTTCTCTTTCGAGTAAGGGTTTTAAACTATTTGGTGTTACAATTGTGTAG
- the LOC125196806 gene encoding AP2/ERF and B3 domain-containing transcription factor At1g50680-like isoform X2 yields the protein MMQEASGVTRTLCGEISDSISSSHDQVPANQPMRYKGVVCQKEGRWGAQIYANGHRVWLGTFNSEKEAAVAYDRASMKLRSSPTFRNFPSNDNMNVSELRFQDQFSTKTVLRMIKDNSYASKLSDYMRGQVPQLPHVASLQDAPASRLRVLFEKELTPSDVGKLNRLVIPKKFAVKYFPIIPHANAGKEGSSVQDVELLFLDRSMRSWNIRYCYWKSSQSFVFTRGWNRFAKEKGLRSRDRVIFYSYEYGDQKFCILDAAYDDNRDRDGLVVDEDDEVLEMEKEGDESDRIEPENVQDKENEPSLSSKGFKLFGVTIV from the coding sequence ATGATGCAAGAAGCAAGTGGCGTTACGAGAACTCTGTGTGGTGAAATCTCCGATTCCATCAGCAGCAGTCATGACCAAGTTCCCGCAAATCAACCAATGAGATACAAAGGTGTGGTGTGTCAAAAAGAAGGCCGTTGGGGTGCGCAGATATATGCCAACGGCCACCGTGTTTGGCTCGGGACCTTCAATTCTGAAAAGGAAGCAGCAGTGGCATACGACCGTGCATCAATGAAGCTCCGCAGCAGCCCCACGTTTCGTAACTTCCCATCAAACGATAATATGAACGTCAGCGAACTGAGATTCCAAGACCAGTTCAGTACCAAAACAGTACTCAGGATGATCAAGGACAACTCGTATGCCTCGAAACTCTCGGACTACATGAGGGGTCAAGTCCCACAATTGCCCCATGTGGCGTCCTTGCAAGATGCACCGGCCTCTAGGTTGAGGGTCCTCTTCGAGAAAGAGCTCACGCCTAGCGACGTTGGGAAGCTCAATCGGCTGGTCATTCCGAAGAAATTTGCAGTCAAGTACTTCCCTATAATCCCTCATGCCAACGCGGGGAAAGAGGGAAGCAGCGTCCAAGATGTCGAGCTCTTGTTCTTGGATCGTTCGATGCGATCGTGGAACATTCGATACTGTTATTGGAAGAGTAGCCAGAGCTTTGTGTTCACTAGGGGATGGAACAGGTTTGCAAAGGAGAAAGGGTTGAGATCAAGGGATAGGgttattttctattcttaCGAATACGGTGACCAGAAATTTTGTATATTGGATGCAGCGTACGACGACAACAGGGACCGGGATGGGCTCGTCGTCGATGAAGATGACGAGGTGttggagatggagaaggaagGAGATGAGAGTGATAGAATAGAACCTGAGAATGTACAAGACAAGGAAAATGAGCCTTCTCTTTCGAGTAAGGGTTTTAAACTATTTGGTGTTACAATTGTGTAG
- the LOC125196806 gene encoding AP2/ERF and B3 domain-containing transcription factor At1g50680-like isoform X3, whose protein sequence is MKIFHIQHLLLVAGGRNLISQIMMQEASGVTRTLCGEISDSISSSHDQVPANQPMRYKGVVCQKEGRWGAQIYANGHRVWLGTFNSEKEAAVAYDRASMKLRSSPTFRNFPSNDNMNVSELRFQDQFSTKTVLRMIKDNSYASKLSDYMRGQVPQLPHVASLQDAPASRLRVLFEKELTPSDVGKLNRLVIPKKFAVKYFPIIPHANAGKEGSSVQDVELLFLDRSMRSWNIRYCYWKSSQSFVFTRGWNSVRRQQGPGWARRR, encoded by the exons atgaaaattttccatataCAG CACTTACTACTTGTTGCTGGAGGCAGAAACTTGATTTCTCAG ATTATGATGCAAGAAGCAAGTGGCGTTACGAGAACTCTGTGTGGTGAAATCTCCGATTCCATCAGCAGCAGTCATGACCAAGTTCCCGCAAATCAACCAATGAGATACAAAGGTGTGGTGTGTCAAAAAGAAGGCCGTTGGGGTGCGCAGATATATGCCAACGGCCACCGTGTTTGGCTCGGGACCTTCAATTCTGAAAAGGAAGCAGCAGTGGCATACGACCGTGCATCAATGAAGCTCCGCAGCAGCCCCACGTTTCGTAACTTCCCATCAAACGATAATATGAACGTCAGCGAACTGAGATTCCAAGACCAGTTCAGTACCAAAACAGTACTCAGGATGATCAAGGACAACTCGTATGCCTCGAAACTCTCGGACTACATGAGGGGTCAAGTCCCACAATTGCCCCATGTGGCGTCCTTGCAAGATGCACCGGCCTCTAGGTTGAGGGTCCTCTTCGAGAAAGAGCTCACGCCTAGCGACGTTGGGAAGCTCAATCGGCTGGTCATTCCGAAGAAATTTGCAGTCAAGTACTTCCCTATAATCCCTCATGCCAACGCGGGGAAAGAGGGAAGCAGCGTCCAAGATGTCGAGCTCTTGTTCTTGGATCGTTCGATGCGATCGTGGAACATTCGATACTGTTATTGGAAGAGTAGCCAGAGCTTTGTGTTCACTAGGGGATGGAACAG CGTACGACGACAACAGGGACCGGGATGGGCTCGTCGTCGATGA